In the Akkermansiaceae bacterium genome, one interval contains:
- a CDS encoding helix-turn-helix domain-containing protein has translation MKPVREQIPSSASAEIVFCERIRGKDFGCLWHFHPEYELTLVLSGGSSRWIGDKISPITKGDLTFMGPNLPHDYRNDSVAGSPVKKVDAITVQFHPSFLGADWLEHAEMAPMQRLFQRSLHGLQITGKTRDEVAAMMLKMPAAKGVRRLILLMEIMERLSLSRDLVRISSPGFTPEIQSSDNDRMENISRFIEANIERPLYLTDVARNAGMTGVTFSRYFRSRTGKTFPDYVNELRVARVCRLLAETEDTISEIAWNCGFDSMANFQKQFRRIHGCTPKAYRQKAHRQE, from the coding sequence GTGAAACCCGTCAGAGAACAGATCCCCTCCTCCGCATCCGCCGAGATCGTTTTCTGCGAACGCATCCGGGGGAAGGACTTCGGCTGCCTGTGGCATTTCCATCCGGAGTATGAGCTGACGCTGGTGCTGTCCGGCGGCAGCTCACGGTGGATCGGCGACAAGATCTCCCCCATCACCAAGGGGGATCTCACCTTCATGGGGCCGAACCTGCCGCACGACTACCGCAACGATTCCGTGGCGGGATCCCCCGTGAAGAAAGTGGATGCCATCACCGTGCAGTTCCATCCATCGTTCCTCGGCGCGGACTGGCTGGAGCATGCGGAGATGGCTCCCATGCAGCGCCTTTTCCAACGCTCGCTGCACGGCCTCCAGATCACGGGAAAGACCCGCGATGAAGTGGCGGCCATGATGCTGAAGATGCCCGCCGCGAAGGGGGTCCGCCGCCTGATCCTGCTGATGGAGATCATGGAGCGCCTCAGCCTGTCCCGGGACTTGGTGCGCATCTCCTCCCCGGGTTTCACCCCAGAGATCCAGTCGTCCGACAACGACCGGATGGAGAACATCTCGCGCTTCATCGAGGCGAACATCGAGCGCCCCCTCTACCTGACGGATGTGGCCCGCAACGCGGGGATGACCGGCGTGACCTTCAGCCGCTACTTCCGCTCAAGGACGGGCAAGACATTTCCCGACTACGTGAACGAGCTGCGCGTAGCCCGCGTCTGCCGCCTGCTGGCGGAAACGGAGGACACCATCAGCGAGATCGCCTGGAATTGCGGGTTCGACTCCATGGCGAACTTCCAGAAGCAGTTCCGCCGCATCCACGGCTGCACGCCGAAGGCCTACCGCCAGAAGGCGCACAGGCAGGAGTGA
- a CDS encoding DUF1080 domain-containing protein, translated as MEIPAWVEGGKVGDVVTHLHGRVCHFLIKTLEIGGKREKSRSRPDVFFHLRKTPATTSIVNPLKTARHLVLGTLLTTLSLAAEQPPEGFVSLFNGTSLDGWRGGSTFDHRKLLAMPEAERNAQIDKWTATMTQPGKDGQPHWRVENGELVNDGFGDYATTTKDYGDFELLLEYKTVPKADSGVYLRGVPQVQIWDSTENDEKSVKLGKPLGSGGLWNNSPGAPGKDPLVKADKPFGEWNKFRIVMVGSRVSVWLNDTLVVDHVVMENYYDRKVPVPSHGPIQLQTHGGEIRWRNIFLKELKPEEANTILASKGGDGFKPIWNGKDFDGWAGDVADHEVRDGNILIKEGKSGTLYWNKELSDFSARMEFNTPPGGNNGLAIRHPGEGNPSQIAMCELQVLDDNAEKYAKLDPRQFHGSAYGMAPAHRGYTRPAGEWNFQEVTVKGSTIRVELNGVTILDTDLSKLDAATFMDGKAHPGKDRKSGFFGFAGHSDPVKFRNISVKE; from the coding sequence ATGGAAATACCAGCCTGGGTGGAAGGCGGCAAGGTCGGAGACGTGGTAACGCATCTCCACGGGAGAGTTTGCCATTTCTTGATAAAAACGCTCGAAATCGGTGGGAAAAGAGAGAAGTCGCGGTCCCGACCGGACGTTTTCTTCCACCTACGGAAAACCCCAGCAACAACATCCATCGTGAATCCGCTCAAAACCGCCCGCCATCTCGTCCTCGGCACGCTTCTCACAACCCTATCCCTGGCGGCGGAGCAGCCGCCGGAGGGCTTCGTCAGCCTCTTCAATGGAACCAGCCTCGACGGATGGCGCGGCGGCAGCACCTTCGACCACCGCAAGCTGCTCGCCATGCCGGAAGCGGAGCGGAACGCCCAGATCGACAAATGGACCGCCACCATGACCCAGCCGGGTAAGGACGGCCAGCCCCACTGGCGTGTGGAGAACGGAGAGCTGGTGAACGATGGCTTCGGCGACTATGCCACGACCACGAAGGACTACGGCGACTTCGAGCTGCTGCTGGAATACAAGACCGTCCCGAAGGCGGACTCCGGCGTCTATCTGCGCGGCGTGCCACAGGTGCAGATCTGGGACTCCACCGAGAATGACGAGAAGTCAGTGAAGCTGGGCAAGCCGCTCGGTTCCGGCGGTCTCTGGAACAACTCTCCCGGCGCACCCGGAAAAGATCCGCTGGTGAAGGCGGACAAGCCGTTCGGTGAGTGGAACAAGTTCCGCATCGTCATGGTCGGCAGCCGCGTGAGTGTCTGGCTGAACGACACGCTGGTGGTCGATCATGTGGTGATGGAGAATTACTACGACCGGAAGGTGCCCGTGCCATCCCACGGTCCCATCCAGCTCCAGACCCATGGCGGGGAGATCCGCTGGCGGAACATCTTCCTGAAGGAACTCAAGCCGGAGGAGGCGAACACCATCCTGGCTTCCAAGGGTGGCGACGGCTTCAAGCCGATCTGGAACGGAAAGGACTTCGATGGCTGGGCCGGTGATGTGGCGGACCATGAGGTGCGGGACGGCAACATCCTCATAAAGGAAGGGAAAAGCGGTACCCTTTACTGGAACAAGGAACTTTCCGATTTCTCCGCCCGCATGGAGTTCAACACCCCGCCCGGCGGCAACAACGGCCTCGCCATCCGCCATCCCGGAGAGGGGAATCCATCCCAGATCGCCATGTGCGAGCTTCAGGTGCTGGACGACAACGCGGAGAAATACGCCAAGCTGGATCCCCGGCAGTTCCATGGCAGTGCCTACGGCATGGCGCCGGCCCACCGCGGCTACACCCGCCCGGCGGGGGAGTGGAACTTCCAGGAAGTCACCGTCAAAGGCTCCACCATCCGTGTGGAACTCAACGGTGTGACCATCCTCGACACCGACCTTTCCAAGCTCGATGCCGCAACCTTCATGGATGGCAAGGCCCACCCGGGCAAGGACCGCAAAAGCGGCTTCTTCGGCTTCGCCGGCCACAGTGATCCGGTGAAATTCCGGAACATCTCCGTGAAGGAATAG